A single genomic interval of Dysidea avara chromosome 6, odDysAvar1.4, whole genome shotgun sequence harbors:
- the LOC136259466 gene encoding probable outer membrane protein pmp6 — protein MSVRLMFPLILFLLLEVDGVKRVMPDIDVYPRDVTEDDVGGSGSDEADEIPCCNLDIDSNDTEYDSSGSGGDEVDEIPCCNSGNYTFYSIVDALNSVTSNTIIKVSTDVVLPSNVMLEGLDNITIIGVGIPTVNCNDTGSVKFVSCNNVIIEGVNWEMCGSNKFPGIEFYDSSIISIQSCSFQHSRRQAVALSKVSGNVFINNCQFTHNKYHKGHGVAIYYTSSPEQSTQVQLVINNCNFSLNGPAKRFDGAIFKPKGFGGAIFSNRKSMILIDDKTIVTFRNNKAGKEGGAVYANQSTICTNGSSRVTFTNNDGDWHGYGGALSAINSDIFFHGNSAVTFNNNRANCGGAVYILYNVTMSFGENCTVTFTGNHAIDDFHGGAVFAVKSHITFHGYSKVIFSNNHAGSGGAIMLWDNSVITFNENSNITFLGNNAKHYAGAVFVRSKSVMSFNETSTVSFTKNAGQYGGSVFTDQCNIIFNGYSTVTFSRNYAMNGGVITMRSTMQPISFKEHCTVLFNNNRATDQGGALFSLLGSAGSVEFTGNSSVMFYNNRAETGGAVSANTVYQGNANVTFVHNRARYGGAIYISKTSYTTFTGNAIVDFCNNTASLNGGAISSLNNSNIWFTGRSTIYFNNNLARQHGGAISSVVNTRIAFDETCSVRFAGNKVTQQGGAIYLFDNSTITFKSTSDVTYNNNSTALQQDGTVFSALQSNTLFKGNSKNVTFVHNRARYGGAIYISKTSYTTFTGKSIVDFCNNTASLNGGAISSLDNSNIWFTGRSTIYFNNNLARQHGGAISSVINTRITFDETCSVRFAGNKVTQQGGAIYLFDKSTITFKSTSDVTYNNNNNNTALQQNGTVFSTLRSNTLFKGNSKNVTFVHNRARKSHC, from the exons ATGTCTGTAAGATTGATGTTTCCTCTGATACTCTTTCTGCTATTGGAAGTTGATGGAGTCAAAAGAGTTATGCCTGACATTGATGTTTATCCTAGAGATGTCACTGAAGATGATGTTGGTGGTTCAGGGAGTGATGAGGCAGATGAAATTCCATGTTGTAATCTGGACATTGATAGTAATGACACAGAATATGATTCTAGTGGTTCAGGAGGTGATGAGGTGGATGAAATTCCATGTTGTAATAGTGGAAACTATACTTTCTATTCAATTGTTGATGCACTGAACAGTGTCACTAGCAATACCATTATAAAAGTATCAACTGATGTTGTGTTGCCTTCAAATGTGATGCTTGAAGGTCTTGATAACATTACAATAATTGGAGTGGGAATTCCCACTGTGAACTGTAATGATACTGGATCAGTGAAGTTTGTATCCTGCAACAATGTCATAATTGAAGGTGTCAATTGGGAGATGTGTGGCTCTAACAAATTTCCGGGGATTGAGTTTTATGATTCATCTATTATTTCAATCCAGAGCTGTTCCTTTCAACACTCAAGAAGACAAGCTGTTGCATTGTCAAAAGTGTCAGGAAATGTATTCATTAACAATTGTCAGTTTACACATAACAAATACCACAAAGGCCATGGAGTAGCTATTTACTATACATCTAGTCCTGAACAGAGTACTCAGGTACAATTGGTAATTAACAATTGTAATTTCTCTTTGAATGGACCAGCTAAAA GATTTGATGGTGCTATATTTAAACCCAAAGGATTTGGTGGTGCTATATTTTCTAACAGAAAGTCGATGATTTTGATTGATGATAAGACGATAGTAACATTTCGTAATAACAAAGCTGGTAAAGAAGGAGGAGCGGTGTATGCCAATCAGTCTACCATCTGCACCAATGGAAGCTCAAGAGTTACATTTACTAACAATGATGGTGACTGGCATGGCTATGGAGGAGCTTTATCAGCAATAAATTCTGATATCTTTTTCCATGGCAACTCAGCAgtaacatttaataacaatCGAGCTAACtgtggaggagctgtatatatattatataatgtCACAATGTCGTTTGGTGAAAACTGCACAGTAACATTCACTGGAAATCATGCCATAGATGATTTTcatggaggagctgtatttgCAGTTAAGTCTCACATAACATTTCATGGGTACTCAAAAGTGATATTTAGTAACAACCATGCCGGTTCTGGAGGAGCTATTATGTTATGGGATAACTCTGTCATAACATTTAATGAAAATTCAAATATAACATTCTTAGGAAACAATGCCAAACATTATGCAGGAGCTGTATTTGTACGTTCTAAATCTGTAATGTCATTTAATGAGACCTCAACAGTATCTTTCACTAAAAATGCTGGACAATATGGAGGATCTGTCTTTACGGATCAATGTAACATCATATTTAATGGATACTCAACAGTGACATTTAGTAGAAATTATGCCATGAATGGAGGAGTTATAACAATGCGTTCAACAATGCAGCCCATATCATTCAAGGAACACTGTACAGTTTTATTCAATAACAACAGAGCCACAGATCAGGGTGGAGCACTGTTCTCTCTTCTTGGAAGTGCAGGCAGTGTTGAATTTACTGGGAACTCATCAGTGATGTTTTATAATAACAGAGCTGAAACAGGTGGAGCTGTAAGTGCTAATACAGTATATCAAGGTAATGCCAATGTGACATTTGTTCATAACAGAGCAAGGTATGGAGGGGCTATATATATTTCCAAAACTTCTTACACCACATTTACAGGAAATGCCATTGTTGACTTTTGTAATAATACAGCATCACTGAATGGAGGTGCCATTTCATCACTTAATAACTCTAATATTTGGTTTACAGGAAGATCCACAATATATTTTAACAACAACCTAGCCAGGCAACATGGTGGAGCTATATCTTCTGTTGTCAATACTAGGATAGCATTTGATGAAACGTGTTCTGTTAGGTTTGCTGGCAACAAAGTAACGCAGCAAGGAggagctatttatttatttgataATAGTACTATAACATTTAAAAGCACCTCAGATGTAACgtacaataataatagtacGGCCTTACAACAAGATGGAACTGTCTTTTCTGCACTCCAATCAAATACCTTATTCAAAGGAAATTCTAAAAATGTGACATTTGTTCATAACAGAGCCAGGTATGGAGGGGCTATATATATTTCTAAAACGTCTTACACCACATTTACAGGAAAATCCATTGTTGACTTTTGCAATAATACAGCATCACTGAATGGAGGTGCCATTTCATCACTTGATAACTCTAATATTTGGTTTACAGGAAGATCCACAATATATTTTAACAACAACCTAGCCAGGCAACATGGTGGAGCTATATCTTCTGTTATCAATACTAGGATAACATTTGATGAAACTTGTTCTGTTAGGTTTGCTGGAAACAAAGTAACGCAGCAAGGAggagctatttatttatttgataAAAGTACCATAACGTTTAAAAGCACCTCAGATGTAacgtacaataataataataataatacggcCTTACAACAAAATGGAACTGTCTTTTCTACACTCCGATCAAATACCTTATTCAAGGGAAATTCTAAAAATGTGACATTTGTTCATAACAGAGCCAG GAAAAGCCATTGTTGA
- the LOC136257901 gene encoding uncharacterized protein produces MVRQDGGAIQTVNSTLYFGGSSSVTFTNNTAMQQGGALNLFNKAAVMFLDNCNVNFTNNKAMQHGGAVYVHDDASVDFAEKSEVIFYHNMAESDGGALYSYSHCNITIRQHSELMFVRNSAMQYGGAMYCDGHSDVRLEGNNPVTFTSNSAEHGGAVYVSQSFVKFANNSVVIFNNNRAIGNGGAIYLTDRLTVTFDHGSSIRFVHNTANRYGGALYSDVQHGGLSKIILNTTGINLTSNRALIGNSVYFDIPTSCDEACLNNSIIGIDREVLKYGPLVNHIYTPPSKLILGDPAVCIDIENVTDSGTYYVNNIMLGQEIILEACVRDYYDQPAVETQFIVNSNDKDHTINESNSVLISCNWLQGIYVTGSKVSDVTNFTMTLISHAGSQSDLKTISIELITELSPCHPGFYYDDTTQRCSCYHYDDTITCSDSTSLIRRGYWFGVVNDKSTVTVCPNNYCNFTCCEATNGFYKLSPMRINQCSSHRSGTACGSCEEGYTLSFDSVECVSVDKCTTGQTALVVTLSVIYWIVIVILVFIMTYYHVGIGYLYAITYYYSMLDILLSQTLYQSKELFTTVATLSSLVKITPQFLGQFCLVENMSGIDQQFIHYAHPLAVTIILALICQSAKLSHKFSSFISRGIIRTVCFLLLLSYTSVATTSLLLLRSLTFDNVDKVYTYLSPDIEYCHGRHLPYFIVAVLCTLVIVIGLPLLLLLEPFLNQKINFTRMKPLLDQFQGSYKDKYRSFAAYYMICRLVIIVIIIAIPSSNDLSQFLLIFSNVVLAFIPTIIKPYDYKILNIFDGLILQLVVLATLILLADNVSPQLSTATIIILITLPLIFFIALQLVAHKETIKTVTRNMTANFKTEPVATMNDNNEVPMSDIGIIIDDNMRKNATICEIPSNTRDDFTHYRESFLEVMDQIED; encoded by the exons ATGGTCAGACAAGATGGTGGTGCTATTCAAACTGTTAATTCTACATTATACTTTGGTGGAAGTTCTTCTGTTACCTTCACAAACAATACAGCCATGCAACAAGGTGGAGCtttaaatttatttaataaAGCAGCTGTAATGTTTCTAGATAACTGTAATGTGAATTTTACTAACAACAAAGCCATGCAACATGGTGGAGCTGTATATGTACATGATGATGCCAGTGTAGATTTTGCAGAAAAGAGTGAAGTCATTTTTTATCACAATATGGCAGAAAGTGATGGTGGAGCATTATATTCTTATAGCCATTGTAACATTACAATAAGACAACACTCTGAATTGATGTTTGTTAGAAATAGTGCTATGCAGTATGGTGGAGCAATGTATTGTGATGGTCACTCTGATGTTAGACTGGAAGGAAACAATCCAGTGACATTTACAAGCAATTCTGCTGAACATGGTGGAGCTGTTTATGTGTCACAATCTTTTGTGAAGTTCGCTAATAATTCTGTGGTGATTTTTAACAACAACAGAGCAATAGGAAATGGAGGAGCTATATATCTTACTGACAGACTTACGGTAACATTTGACCATGGTTCTTCTATTAGATTTGTCCACAATACTGCTAATCGATATGGTGGAGCTTTGTACAGTGATGTACAACATGGAGGGCTCAGTAAAATAATATTGAATACAACAGGTATAAATCTTACCAGTAATAGAGCACTAATTGGTAACTCTGTTTACTTTGATATACCAACATCTTGTGATGAGGCTTGTTTGAATAACAGTATAATTGGTATTGACAGAGAAGTTTTAAAGTATGGTCCTCTTGTTAACCACATTTACACTCCTCCTAGTAAACTAATTTTAGGTGACCCAGCTGTGTGTATTGATATTGAAAATGTCACTGACTCTGGGACATATTATGTAAACAACATAATGCTTGGTCAAGAAATTATCCTTGAGGCTTGCGTACGGGACTATTATGATCAACCTGCTGTTGAAACACAATTTATAGTGAATAGTAATGATAAAGATCACACCATCAATGAATCAAATAGTGTGTTAATATCATGTAATTGGTTACAAGGAATCTATGTAACAGGATCTAAAGTTAGTGATGTAACAAACTTTACAATGACTCTTATCTCCCATGCTGGTAGTCAGTCTGATTTGAAAACTATTTCAATAGAACTAATAACTGAACTTTCACCATGCCACCCTGGTTTCTATTATGATGACACAACACAAAGGTGTTCCTGTTACCACTATGATGATACCATAACTTGTTCTGATAGTACATCACTTATCAGGAGAGGTTATTGGTTTGGAGTAGTCAATGATAAATCAACAGTGACAGTTTGTCCCAACAATTACTGCAACTTTACTTGTTGTGAAGCCACTAATGGATTTTACAAACTCTCACCAATGAGAATAAATCAGTGTAGTTCACACAGATCTGGTactgcttgtggtagttgtgaagaAGGCTATACTCTCTCATTTGATTCTGTAGAATGCGTAAGTGTTGACAAATGTACAACTGGGCAGACAGCATTGGTAGTAACATTATCAGTGATATACTGGATAGTCATAGTTATACTAGTGTTCATCATGACATACTATCATGTTGGGATTGGTTATTTGTAtgctattacatactattacagtatgctGGATATTTTACTGAGCCAAACTTTATACCAATCAAAAGAATTATTCACCACTGTTGCCACTTTGTCCAGTCTTGTGAAAATCACTCCACAGTTTTTAGGACAGTTTTGTTTAGTAGAGAATATGAGTGGAATTGACCAACAGTTTATTCATTATGCACATCCACTAGCTGTCACAATTATTTTAGCTTTAATCTGTCAATCAGCAAAATTATCtcacaaattttcatcatttatTAGTAGAGGTATTATCCGCACTGTTTGTTTTCTTTTGCTTCTATCCTACACTTCTGTGGCCACAACTTCATTACTGTTGTTGAGATCACTGACATTTGATAATGTGgataaggtttacacttaccTATCACCTGACATAGAGTACTGTCATGGTCGTCATCTACCATATTTTATTGTAGCAGTGTTATGTACACTAGTGATTGTGATTGGTCTACCACTTCTACTGCTACTGGAGCCATTCCTTAACCAGAAAATCAACTTCACGAGGATGAAGCCATTGCTGGATCAATTTCAAGGATCTTACAAAGACAAGTATCGTAGCtttgcagcttattacatgatttgtcgactagttattattgtgataattataGCAATTCCATCCAGCAACGATCTCTCTCAATTTTTACTGATCTTTTCAAACGTTGTTTTGGCTTTTATACCAACTATCATAAAACCTTATGATTACAAAATCCTAAACATCTTTGATGGATTGATTTTACAATTGGTAGTCCTGGCTACACTAATACTACTTGCTGACAATGTTAGTCCACAATTATCAACAGCTACTATTATCATTTTAATTACTCTACCATTGATCTTCTTCATTGCTCTGCAACTGGTAGCACACAAAGAGACCATCAAGACTGTTACTAGAAACATGACTGCAAATTTTAAGACTGAGCCAGTTGCTACCATGAATGATAACAATGAAGTACCGATGAGTGATATTGGAATAATCATTGATGATAATATGAGGAAGAATGCTACTATCTGTGAAAT TCCTTCAAACACAAGAGATGATTTTACTCACTACCGAGAATCTTTCCTGGAGGTGATGGATCAGATAGAAGACTGA